In a single window of the Gammaproteobacteria bacterium genome:
- a CDS encoding cyclic nucleotide-binding domain-containing protein: MPQQAKCSAMQNSDLGKDLDTSDCVALITAMNVHEFTNGDVLVNEGDLDHTLFILTEGAITVNSTISGKETTMYTMKVGECAGTRAFLDLAPRQATLKAQGDTTVYTLTPEDFEGLLDTHPKVVYKFMRGLFRLTHKNLMRMNAESQHLSNYIVKTRGRY, from the coding sequence ATGCCCCAACAAGCCAAATGCTCAGCAATGCAAAACTCCGACCTGGGCAAAGACCTCGACACCAGTGATTGCGTTGCTTTAATTACTGCCATGAACGTTCATGAATTCACGAATGGTGACGTGCTTGTCAATGAAGGGGATCTGGATCATACCCTGTTTATTCTTACTGAAGGTGCCATTACCGTAAACAGCACCATTAGCGGTAAAGAGACCACGATGTACACCATGAAAGTGGGCGAATGTGCGGGCACTCGCGCTTTTCTTGATTTGGCACCGCGCCAAGCAACGCTCAAGGCACAAGGCGACACCACGGTTTACACGCTGACGCCCGAAGACTTTGAAGGCCTACTCGATACACACCCTAAAGTCGTCTATAAATTCATGCGTGGTTTATTCCGCCTAACGCATAAAAACTTGATGCGCATGAACGCAGAAAGCCAGCATTTATCTAATTATATCGTGAAGACCAGAGGTCGTTACTAA
- a CDS encoding 6-phosphofructokinase, which translates to MAKPNAFYAQSGGVTAVINASACGVIETARVHRDKIGKVYAGRNGIIGALTEELIDTSKESKRNIAALRHTPAGAFGSCRYKLKGFDENRAEYERLIEVFKAHNIRYFFYNGGGDSQDTSHKISQIAEALDYPITCVGIPKTVDNDLPITDNCPGFGSVAKYVAISIREAAFDVASMAKTSTKIFVLEVMGRHAGWIAAAGGLACEKKGDAPHIILFPEIVFNQAAFLKRVDDSVKKYGYCAIVVSEGVKNKAGKFLAEAGGKDAFGHAQLGGVAPVIAELCKSKLGYKYHWAVADYLQRSARHIASKTDVEQAYALGKAAVKLALKGNNAVMPTIVRKSDKPYRWGIGVANLADVANVEKIMPRSYISRNGFGITEKCRQYLQPLIVGEDYPPYKKGLPQYVELKNVPVKKKLRTKFIIK; encoded by the coding sequence ATGGCAAAACCGAATGCATTCTATGCCCAATCGGGTGGAGTGACAGCAGTTATCAATGCCAGCGCTTGCGGCGTCATTGAGACCGCGCGCGTGCATAGAGACAAAATCGGCAAAGTCTACGCAGGACGTAACGGCATCATCGGTGCGCTGACCGAAGAGCTGATTGATACCAGCAAAGAATCAAAGCGTAATATCGCCGCACTGCGCCACACTCCTGCTGGTGCCTTTGGCTCTTGCCGATACAAACTCAAGGGCTTCGATGAAAATCGCGCCGAGTATGAACGCCTAATCGAAGTTTTCAAGGCACACAATATCCGCTATTTTTTTTATAACGGTGGTGGTGATTCACAAGATACCTCGCATAAAATTTCCCAAATCGCTGAGGCGCTGGATTATCCTATTACCTGTGTAGGAATTCCAAAAACGGTGGACAATGACCTACCGATTACCGACAACTGCCCCGGTTTTGGCTCAGTGGCCAAGTATGTCGCAATCTCCATACGCGAAGCGGCCTTTGATGTCGCCTCTATGGCAAAAACCTCAACCAAAATATTTGTCCTCGAAGTCATGGGGCGCCATGCCGGCTGGATCGCTGCCGCTGGCGGGCTTGCCTGCGAAAAAAAAGGCGATGCGCCACATATTATATTGTTTCCGGAAATCGTCTTTAATCAAGCTGCTTTCTTAAAACGTGTTGATGATAGCGTTAAAAAATACGGTTATTGCGCTATTGTCGTTTCAGAAGGCGTTAAAAACAAAGCCGGTAAGTTTCTCGCCGAAGCAGGTGGCAAAGATGCCTTCGGTCACGCACAGCTGGGTGGCGTTGCACCCGTTATTGCGGAGCTTTGCAAATCCAAGCTTGGCTACAAATACCATTGGGCGGTGGCAGACTATCTACAGCGCTCGGCGCGGCATATTGCCTCAAAAACTGACGTTGAACAGGCCTACGCTCTTGGTAAGGCCGCCGTCAAACTTGCCTTAAAAGGCAATAACGCCGTCATGCCAACGATTGTCCGCAAATCGGATAAGCCCTATCGCTGGGGTATTGGTGTTGCCAATCTTGCTGATGTCGCCAATGTTGAGAAAATAATGCCACGCAGCTATATCAGCCGTAATGGCTTTGGCATTACTGAGAAATGCAGGCAATACCTACAACCGCTGATTGTTGGTGAAGACTATCCACCCTATAAAAAAGGCTTACCACAGTACGTCGAACTTAAAAACGTCCCTGTTAAGAAAAAATTAAGAACCAAATTTATCATTAAGTAG